Proteins from a single region of Enoplosus armatus isolate fEnoArm2 chromosome 6, fEnoArm2.hap1, whole genome shotgun sequence:
- the chst6 gene encoding carbohydrate sulfotransferase 6 produces MPRCSVNLSTMIFLVILQGAAVVLFCGWYVQLSPCGSAPSDGKVHVLLLSSWRSGSSFLGQVFNQHPSVFYLMEPAWHVWTKLQKPSARALRMAARDVLRSVFQCDFSVMEAYLPEHHNVSSLFMWSHSRALCSPPVCPLTPRNQFSNQTLCLQSCDASGLQRVEEACGTYSHVVLKEVRMFELESLYPLLQDPSLDLRIIHLVRDPRAVVRSREESAKAFESDNAIVLEQRSIPAAEVQYQVMQEICRSHVRINERAILKPPPFLKGRYKMVRYEDVVRDPHGEINDMYKFVGLEMTRQLAEWVYRVTHGKGKGSRAEAFKITSRNAADVSQAWRSTLPHNKVKRIQEVCKGAMSLLGYRTVNSIKEQKRLDIDLLVPRKQYQFSWLPSKTEHPSDS; encoded by the coding sequence ATGCCCCGCTGCAGCGTGAACCTCAGCACCATGATTTTCCTGGTGATCCTGCAGGGGGCGGCAGTGGTGCTGTTCTGCGGCTGGTACGTCCAGCTCAGTCCCTGCGGCTCCGCCCCCTCCGACGGCAAAGTGCACGTTCTGCTGCTGTCGTCGTGGCGTTCCGGCTCGTCCTTCCTGGGTCAGGTGTTCAATCAGCACCCGTCTGTCTTCTATCTTATGGAGCCCGCATGGCATGTGTGGACCAAACTGCAGAAACCCAGTGCGCGGGCGCTCCGGATGGCCGCGAGGGACGTTTTACGGAGCGTGTTCCAGTGCGACTTTTCTGTGATGGAGGCCTACCTGCCGGAGCACCACAATGTGTCCTCTTTGTTTATGTGGAGTCACAGTCGAGCGCTGTGCTCGCCGCCGGTCTGTCCTCTCACGCCCCGCAACCAGTTCAGCAACCAGACGCTGTGCCTCCAGTCATGTGACGCTAGCGGCCtgcagagggtggaggaggccTGTGGCACTTACAGTCACGTGGTGTTGAAAGAAGTGCGAATGTTTGAGCTGGAATCCCTCTACCCGCTCTTGCAGGACCCGAGCCTAGACCTCCGCATCATCCACCTGGTCCGGGACCCTCGGGCGGTGGTGCGGTCTCGAGAGGAGTCGGCCAAAGCCTTTGAGAGTGACAACGCCATCGTCTTGGAGCAGAGGAGCATACCAGCCGCGGAGGTGCAGTATCAAGTCATGCAGGAGATCTGCCGTAGCCATGTGCGCATCAATGAGAGGGCCATCCTGAAGCCCCCTCCATTTCTAAAAGGCCGCTACAAAATGGTCCGCTACGAGGACGTGGTGCGCGACCCACACGGGGAGATAAACGACATGTACAAGTTTGTCGGCCTGGAGATGACCAGACAGTTGGCCGAGTGGGTCTACCGGGTGACCCACGGGAAGGGCAAAGGCTCCAGGGCGGAGGCCTTTAAAATCACCTCACGAAACGCCGCCGACGTCTCCCAGGCGTGGCGCAGCACGCTGCCGCACAACAAGGTCAAACGCATCCAGGAAGTGTGTAAAGGCGCCATGTCGTTGCTTGGGTACAGGACGGTTAACAGCATAAAAGAACAGAAGAGGCTGGACATAGATCTGCTAGTGCCACGGAAACAGTATCAGTTCAGCTGGCTGCCGTCTAAAACAGAGCATCCAAGTGATAGTTAG